TCGGTTACAAAAATGGATgcgttattattaatatttttattaatacgcACGCTTATAACAAAGATTGTAACAAATGGCTCGGATACATTCAGAACTCGTAAATTTACTCCTATCCTTATGCCATCAACAGAATAAAAACGATCATCACTCGTTCCCGTTTAGGGACTTGTGTCTGCTGTATAGTTTGTGCACAAGAAACTGGATTGGACGATTCCACGGTTTTAGGTTAGATACATTAAAGTCAAGTGTCCCTATGACAAGAAAGACTTGTAGTTAGAAAAAATAGGCCGGGGTATATGTGCGAGGTGGTTGGGTGCTATTTATACCCCCAGTGGTATTCCATTATCCTGAAGGAATTCAGGCTTTCCAATAATTGCGCCTTGTTTGTATGTTTAAATTTACACGTAGTTATTCCCATAATAATAGTTCAATCAAATTAGTCTCGAATCCAATAAAAAATGATACCTGAAATTTTATTATGGGATCAAATAAAAATCATGTTCAGGAACAAATTCTATATCTTTACTCCAGATTTTTTGCAACAtaagtatatatttaatatgtatcttttttaacatatattttttgaaatataagTTATAAGTATTAAAAGTATCTATCAAATGAGATAGATACGTAAAAATTGGTTAGTTTCCTGAGGCATAAGAAAAAGTAGAAGGTGCTCAAAATGGCACTTTTTaacttgttaattatttttgtaaaattgtatgtacaaaatgtattataaatgtatatattgtggcagcactcgacagcacaaataccaccactcgacactgaTTTGTGTCGGACGACGACAGCGCacgttacgaacgttcggggcccgggttcaaatcccggcgcccgTGTCCGATTCTTCTTCCACAATTcttaaatgagaagaaaatatAGTAGTACTCcatcagcgacatctacagtcagtagctacaattatcacggaaaaCAACACTTACATCTCAATATAATTGCGATAATGTAACTTTTGTCATTCTTAAAAAATATGCCAAATTCCATCCTGCTTATTAGTTTTTATAAAAAGCCATTTAGGAATTAAAAAGGCGTCTTCGTAAAAATTTATGTGAGAAAATGGTATAGTGCTCCGTCAATCTATGTTTACGCAATCATTATTCGTCACTAACTGACTTCGTTATAACGGTTCTTTTTAAAATACGCTGTCAACACTCCATGACAACGTTGACAACACACACCTGATATCTCCCAAGCAATCCGTTCAcgatactatactatactacacTCCTAcattaatttctataatttttgtCGCTCAACTACTAGCGGGgtcttcttctattttttaaaaGTTGTGTTATGATTACAAGTTGAAACTAATCGACTTATAATTTCAAACTATTCAGAAATGTTAGCAAAGTCTATATATCATCTTTTCgcataaataaatgaaataacatCTAAAATTGTGATCACTTACCATGTAGGTCATGTGTGTATTACCATGTAGGTCATTGTAAAATTAGTATTTTTCTAcgaattagaaaagaaaaaggaaatgttGCATAAGGCCAAATAGGAACCGAGATATCTTTTTTATCCGAAAGCCGCAACACCCTTAATTTAATATGAAGCGTTATAAAAGATAGAGTATACGGAAATACAgctaaagtaataataaaagaaatttcaatCACATTGATCCAAAAATGTTTCAGCAATAGATTAGATATCAAATGCGGAGTATGTGCACAGGCAAGTATCTGTCGTAAACAGCGCGTGCAACGTGGTACGACTGTTTATAACTAATTGATTAAAAAGATCTTGTTCATGTAGGCGTTTTGTTACGGTAAAGCGACTACTAGTAGCGATTTCGTTCTCACGTAATTGACGAGCGATTTGAGTAAGTAGTCATTCTTGCATCTGCTATTAGTGATAGATATCCAGATGATATAAGGTACAACGCATATAGTGTTTAACAGGTTTAtagttagtttattgttaggtAACACAAGTGGCCGAAATCGTTTGACATATTAAGAGCTTCGTAAATATGTATCTACGTACAGAATAACAAGAAGTATTTATAGAGGTTTATTGATGCATGCAGTGCGTACAAAAACGTTAGGGACAAACCTTAGAAACATATAGAACAAGCGAAAGGATCTTAGTAAATATGTGTTCACAAACGATTAGTTTCGGAGTTATGAGATCTTTTTATCAATAAGACATTACTTTTACAGCATATGTTCGTTTCAACACATCCTTTGTCACGTTTTTTCATAGAAGCACATACTCGTTGAAAGGTCTTTCCCGTCGAAACATTTTTCTTACTCTTCGGCAACAATCTTCGATTCGTTGTATTAACTCATTTAACTTAGCAGATGGTTTACTATACACACTACATACTTTTATAGACTAAACATTTCATAACTCCGAAACTAATGGTTCTTGAGTCCatgtttattaaaattcttttcctTGTTTTGATGAGTACTACATGCTGCTAAAGTTTGTCTCCAAGTGTTCCAAGACTGTATAATATAGGAATAGATATCTAGAAGAAGGtcgttactgtatttaataaaatttacagAAAAACGTAAAAAAAATTCATTGCTCACTGTAGCGATTAAGGTAGCAGGTGATGTATAATAGTATCTACACCTGATCAGATATATGTAGAAactaactttatgaatttctatCCGTCTAAGCTACTTCCCCACCTTTCATTTTCTTATGCAAGACacgaatatgttttatagtaatattaGAAGTCTTAAGGCACTGGTTTATCATTAATGTTGTAACTGGCAAGGATTCTTGGTGTCTCCTCAGATTTCTTAGGTCCCCTACTCTTTGGTTCATGTATGTTTATGAACTGTATCAGGAAAAGTGTTTGCTGGTTTTAATCTATAAAATCTTCTGCACAATCCATGAATGATGTTCATTGAAATAGTGTTACAGCCAACTTTCCAATTTTTTGATGACAGTCCCGAACATTGATGGAGACTTGCTTCTTCGACACAAGTTTCCATTTGCCATACTCGTTTATATACTCGATACCTGAATTCTTCACGGCTTTCTGCTTCTTGTCTCGTTATTTGTCAATGAACGTTCCTTACCACTACACAAATGTTTAATTTCacaaatcgataaattaacattATTCATACTGAAATTATTAAGAAAACTGCACGACACAAAGCGATACTAAAAGTGAGCGACTAAGACACACAACCTTTCTCCACTTCTTCGCCACTGtttattctctttttctgtGCAGCTCCTGGCCTCCTAGTGCTGTTGTCGAGTAATAGAAACTTTGCCAAAGCGTCTTTACACAACATAATAACACAACAAAATAGcacaacataatcataacatcgTAACACATATGCTTACTACTACCGCAATCAAAAATTACCAAATATTATCACCATCTATGAACTGTTGCTGGAAGTATAATTAAGCGAGAGCACAGAGCGGTTTAGTTGTTGCTAAAGGATTAAATTTGCGTTACAATAAGGAGAAGATGATCGCTAAGAAAGCGAACCTCCATTATTTCTTGTTCCTGCGCATTCTCTTTCCACGTGTaactaaatttttctttttctttagaaCTGATATCTTAGAGTGTGCTTACCGGAAATCtaattacaataaatttttttttatttaaaattgcatACAACTGCCAGTTATTGTCGAATCACTATGAAATTACTTACCTTCTTACAAACATTGAGGCTCTCTTTCTATTTCACCCgctaattttcatttttaatgtattaaatatttctatatcgtACTCCAAAATTCGTTGACAACAACTTTCTATAAATTGACAGCTATTACCTGATTTTGGATCGCTCTGCTATGAATACGTCGAATATAGAAATAAAGACCAGGAGAGCAATTGAAAAGCAACAAGACACCTCACAGAATTTATATTTGGACAAAGTAGTTTAAAAAGTAGAATTTAATTTACTCCTGGTACTGCAGTGCCTGAGTCCCTTCGGATTGATTGGCAAATGACGGAAGTTATTTCTGTTAGAGACGAAACTGATCGCTCGAAGTATTTTCCAGTGTTGCCTGTGATTTATTTCGGTGATGatgcaattatttataaatcataCATATCGTAAAATCTCAACCATTACATATCTTGTGTATGATTTAGAAATTATTGCGCTGAAAATTTGATCTAAATCGGTTTATGTAGAAACAAGCGACAAACATTGGAAGATGTAAAGATTTTTAGATTTATTATTACAGTTATAAGCTGCGAAAATCAAGGATTGTCATTTTTTTACCGTTACAATTATAACTTACAAGTCATGATAATGTTAACTcattttgatgaaattttcgacttgtaaatatataatcgatataaatctacaaaacgtatctcttatatttttattgcaagctccaataaaaaaattgtttactaCTAACGTTACTAAAATAACGTTTACTAGTAGTAAACTTCCCAACAAAAAATCAAGCCGTTTGGTGCAACTTTTAAAAAGTTATTCTGTTTTAGAAGTTgtccgaatactttcgtgacatatactgtatatgtacatatatatccttatttcttttaatatccTAGTAATGTAGTTTTGTTTCATTATATAATTAGGCAATGGCaaacaaaagaaagagaaaaagtatTGTTTAGGTTAGTGCATTCTATGATATTTATGTAAGAGATAATGGCAAAGAAAAATAGTGTTAGATAATAAATTCAGTTTTTGagataataatttattctttttaaatatcttgTTTGTTACTGATCAGATATACAATAGTTCGTTGAAAAGCATATGATATTCTAATTTGTGCTGCTCACGACAGCTTGAACGACTGTAATGTAACAAGTGTTAATGTACTTATAAATGATTAATATCGTTAGTTACTCCAAAAATCGTCCGGAGGGGGTATGTATTCTGCCATTTTCGTAGTACCAGTTTTGGGATCGATTATTTCACAGTATTTCAAGGTACAGATTATATCTCCACTTCCTTGACAAAAACAAGTATTGCATCCATCAAAGTAACTTTTACCCGGTATACAATTTCGTTTTGCTTCTGAAAAAAGTTTGTCAATGTAATTAGTAGAAATTATAATATACAGTAGCGGACAAAAATTTAAGAAGATGATTTGTAAATCGGATTATAAACATCTTATACGCATATTGTTCTTCTATTCGGTTTGTCTCTTTGGAATAACATAGCTGTATGTTTGACCTTCGTAACCTCAGACCGTCAGTTGTTAAATACAAACAATGTAGGAGTTACAACAGTTCGTTACCGCTTAGCACTTGTAAGCAGTGGACATTAGGTTAAGACGATCTGTGTAAAACGTGAATATGAGTACAGTTTTTGAACATTTTGATTCTGGAATGTCAAAATCATTATTTAGTGTATTCTTTTATTGCTTAAAATCCATTTAGATAGGAACAGACTATGGGTAAATCAAAGAACTTACTTGAAAACGAAAGAGAACAAATCGTAAGGCTGCGAAATAGCAAATATAGTGAATAGGTCAGAAACGGCTTGTAAGCATGCTTGGTATAAATTTTTAAAGGCAGGCATGTATCGCGATCAATCGAAAAACGGAAAACAACGCCGAAAATAGATCGTTTTCGTAGTGCAAATAATATTGCTGCGGAGATAAACTATAAAAATGATACACAAATTAGTGCTAGAACTAAAGAAGTTAGGAGAAGATTAGAAGACTTTAACTTAAGTGGGCGAAAACCCCAAAAGAAATCACTGCTGAGTTCTAGGAATCGAAAAAGACGACTTGCATTTGCTAGAGCTCATAAGCATTGGGCAAGTGAAGATTGGCAAAATCTGCTGATATGTCGTATCAATGGAATTATGGACCGTTTTCAATACCTGGACATACTCAAGAACACAATGTTGTCTTTCGCACGCAACAATATGAGtgatgattttatttttcaaaatgatAATGATCCGAAGCACATGGCTCGGGTTATGAAACAGTGcttcgaagaagaaaatattatcGTGTTGCCGTGGCCGTCGCAATCACCAGACATTAAATTAATCGAGAATTTGTGGAGCATTATAAAAAAGACAGTACAAGCTTATAAACCGAAAAATTTAAATGAACTTTACTCTACAATTGAAACAGTTTGCAGTAATATTACGGTAGAtcaatgtaaaaaattaatagatTCTACGCCAAGAAAATGTACCGAAGTGATAAGAAATAACGGATATCggacaaaatattaaatttaaataaaaattgcgtATATTTTCTTACCAAAAGTTAATATTTTTTGTGTAGTCTTAGGCTTTTGACCGACGGAATATTATGCAGatttcgttccttttttatAACTTAGCTACTGAGCAAAAtatcaaaatgaaattatttttataagtgTACAAACAAATGTCTAATTAGTTAATGCCCAAGGTAGAAcactgtatttatattttttatgaaaagtaaatcaattatttatttattccatttCGTCTTAAACTTTTGTCCGCTActgtattattaaaataaatggcAATTAGAAAACTGTAAACATCGCAGAGAAAACTTACCATAAACAGCAGCACCAAACGACTCGACGATGAGTAAGAAGAACAGAAAAGTGAAGATTTTAAGAGACATGTTTCTCGCGTGTTACTGTACGTCTTTCTGCGAACTATTCCATTGATGCCACACTTTATATACGTTTATAATCTCTGATTCTGTTACAACCTCATTCGAATGTTTCACATTTTCTAGGAATCTGTTTATTTTGAACACCAAATTTATTTATGAACATTCTGAAAGATGTTTGTAAATAACAGCATATGTTACGAAAGATTTTTAAGACTCCAGTCAGTAATTGCCGATCCTCGTAATCGGAGATCAAAGGTCGAACCGTTAATATGTCGATAAAACTGTCTCTTCAGACAAGCTAGATTAATTTTCCGTAGAATTCTTGCGACAACGTACCTATATGTATAACTTGCTCTCTAACGATCTTACGAAGTGTGTAGTCCCTTACGAAGAACGTAGTCCATCGAAACAGGTCACACGTATTATGAAATCCAAGGCTCCCTTGCACCAttcgattaaaattattagtaaagcTTTATTAGTTTCAAACCTTTTTGTTAACATTAATAAATATCCTTGCATTATACATAGTTTGTTAATTATTACAATAACAAGTttcgtaataaagtaaataagttttacaaataacgGTATATTCCAAAATCATCACTTCActaaatataacatattttatatcattcaattttttataagatgaatattaaataataatacaatccaataataataataaataatttttcttgcCGTTTTTCCAAGTCAAATCTTTGATAACATCAGTATCGATTGAATTTGCTACTTCACTTTCTATTGACAGAATAGCCAGAGATGAAAATCTCTCTTGGCTTATCGATGATCacagataattttttattagtttCAATCGCGAGAAACTACGTTTCGCTGAAGCCACGGTTACTGGCGTCGTTAACATAATTTGTAATGCGATTAATAAATTTGGATATGCTTCCGAGAGATTGTTCTTTACAATGTAATTCATCGAATCTAAAGCCGAATAATTGGTTTTCGTTATTGGCTGTAACATCTTAATTTCTTCAAACATTTCAGTTCCCTCGAAATCTCCTTCCAAACGTAAGTGAAGATCTTGACAATACCTTAATAAATATTCATCATCTAAATTTCCAATCTCATTCATGTATagaaaatcaaaaatattttggTGATTTGCATATAATTCGAATCTACTTGTAAAGGATACTAACGCACTATctattattttgaaaaagtaATGGACACGGAATTATTCTTTATCGTTGATCATCGATGATTCATCCTGTCCTTCATAATCgaataatttctatttcttgCCCCTGTATCATGATTTGAAATGTGGTGTTATGTCCGTTTCCTTTGCAACTTCATTTGCTGCGATCATAGCTTTGCTAAATCCTTCATTTCTATATTACGCAAAGAATACGTTAAGATCTTTCAGATGCTTCGTGGCTAAATCGATTCGCATCTTTTGATTTTGCAATACTTTGCTGACGATGTTAGTTTTTGATAATATTTCGTACCAAATGATAAGACTGGCAATAAATTCAAATTCATTTATCTTGCGCACTATAGAAAAAAtctcaattttcaatttattgtCAGACTCATGGTTGTCAATTTCAATCAAAGCGTTTCGAAATTGGCGAACATAAAATCAAATAGCCTTTACACTATCAAAACGGCATTTCCATCTAGTTTCTGATAATGGTTTAGGTGTAATTTTTTCAATGTATTTTTTTAAAACATCCCAACGCGATGTCGATGCTGCAAATATCGTGTAAATTTTTTGTAAAACACCAAAAAAATGTAGTGCTTGGGTTGATAAATTTGCTATATCTCCCAATAACAAATTCAAGTTGTGACTACCGCATGGTACGTAAAACGCTTTAGGATTTACACGTAATATACGTGTCAATATTTGTACTCCTTGATATTCCCCTCATATTGACGCCATCCTTGTCCGCGACAGTCGGATATTTTTATTCCCAACTGATCCAGAATGAGCATGATAGTTTCAGATAGTCCCCTTCCTATTCTATCGTGaactattggattggcaactaagtgattgcgcattttgtcaatatcacctaatgacaaaatccgcaatcacttcgTTGCCAACTCAATATCTCAAGTTTGATAAAATGTTCCTTGATTTCAACCTCCTCGTATGTTATGTTGACATAACGAAGAACAACAATAATTGCTCTTAATGGCTCACATCTGGTGTACAATACAATAAAATGGAATAATATTTTGCTCTCCTTATTGCATCGATAATTactttttttactttatttgcCATTGTACTTATTAATTCGTTTTGAATTGAATGCGATAAATAATGATGCCCTTTTATGGCTGTTCTGTTTAAATGATCATTTAGAACAGAatcaaattttgtaattaattgtATTAAACTCAAAAAATTACCATTGTGCGGTGTGTACAAAGTATCGAAACTTCCTCGGAAAGCTAAATTATGTTGCgccaaatataaaataacagcaGTTATTCTTTGGAAAACTTGTTCGTATCGTGCCGTTTCCAGTCTTAAAAATTGTTTGCACTCTTTATCAAGTAGATTGCCAGTGCGAAAATTTTGTTCAGTTTGAAGCCACTTGTTTATAGCTCTTAAATGTACCGCAGATCGTTCGTGCATTTTGATTCGCTGTGTTAAATGGGATCAATCGCAAAACCCATCTGCCCCCAATGAAATATCAGTAATGGAAAATAATTTACAAGCGAAACAGTAAATCTTGTCTTcagatttaaaataaattagccATCTTCGTGTTGTCCTTTGTCCATTCGTCAGTATTTtcgtaaaatataatatgttgCAGAAAAACTCCTGTTATTTTCGTTCTTAGAGAAGTTAAATTGAGTAACTTGTACAGGACCATGTTGAACTATTAAATTGACTGTTTGTTGTGTTCTGTCAATTGGCCACTTCAGTTTCCAATTCGTCCAATTCAGTTTCATTGGTGTCTTCTTCATTTTCCTTCATAGGTGTATTTAACTCTTGGTTTTCCTCTTCCAGGGGGATCTGATTCATTATCGTATGTTCTTCACCTTCGTTTGGCTGTCTTAAATGACTAGTAGtttcaattacatacttcaaaatgTTTGTTTGCTGTTTAATATAACCGTCTCGCTGTTTCTTCCGTTTTAGTTTTTCAGCTCCACTTAAGTATTTCAGTCCATGATCTCTATCCCTGCTAGCCATAGCGGTTCTTAAAAAAACATACTTCTGTGTATAAACTTTTGTCTgttacaaaaatgaataaaatcgcGTACCAAAAAACATTTACTGCAAGATAGAATAAACTACATATTTCATTAGTTTGTATATAGTTGAAACATTTCTCTGTTCTTGCTCACTTTATCGAAATCAGTTATGCCCGCGCAGCCAAGCTAAGCGGACGTGAAAAATAGTGCTTCAGAAAAGTGCGGCAAGtagggaagagaaagttacgaacggctaCGCGCATAGATAAATGGTGAAAACCCGTGTCTTCTAttaagaagactacaagcaaacCTACCATGAAAAAACAAATCTCGCCGATAAAAAtgattaacaaagacgaacaatactacataaataaaacaacgaaCACATCAAAAACAAGTCAACAAATAAATCAAGAACAGGACTGCTCAGTTACAATtgaagttgatatggaaaccAATAAAGAAACAACTCAACAGGATGAAAACTGGAAGGTGGCCAGCTAcaataaaaaacgaaaaataacaggtaaTCTAGATATGGAAaggcagcgatggctgcaagaattaccattaagaaactccttcagctcgctaACGGAAGAATTAGACGATGACGCAACAGGCAATACCACAACTTAACCAACACACATTACAAAACCATcaccaatatttgttgaggcgtaaataatagacccgcttattgatcaaCTAAACAATATAGTTGGAAAGGATaattacacaataaaacaaacaaaattagaataggtaaaaatccaaacaaacactccagaaaattataggaaagtcataaaagaattaagggggaaaaatgctatataccacatgtaccagctgaaaacggaaagaAGCTAcaaaatagttataagaggattacatccaaaaattaatacagaaaaattaagtgacgaactAGCAAAAATTGGCCATCAAACAagaacaataaacaatatgacaaagtacgatacgaagcaaccattACCACTATTCTTAATAGAACTGGAACCCAGAATCAATAACAAGGAAATTTATGAAAtcaaaaaaattctaaacacaataGTACATTACACAATAGTAAACAAAAAAGATATATCACAATGCATGCGGTGCCAACAATACGGTCAcacaaaaaattattgtaacagAAGCCCGGCATGTGTTAAATGTGCAAAAAACCACTTAACAATACACTGCCCATACgcaagaaaaataaaacaagTTAGATGTTATAATTGTAacggaaaccacccagccagctataaaggatgtgTAATCAGGAAACAACTTCAACGTAAACTGTTTCCAGCACTTCGCAATAGATCAGTCGATAACTACCAACAACAACAAAGTACAACGGCTAACAAAGTAACATTGAAAGCACACAAGGAAATAAAAGCTATAAGCAGAAACACagatccccaaggaaaccgaagctacgcacaagcaacccaaaacattagacaagcAACGCCCATAAACAATCAGAGacaaagcaacaacaccgaagacgctacagaaatcaaagaactaCTAAAACAATCAATCAAAAACACCGAAGTActtacaaaaatgataagcgaacaaaacgcagtcctcagacagcaaacggAACAAATTACAGTTATGGTACAACTACTTACAAACATGCTGagcaaaaaataagaaataataatggacatgcttaaaatagcagtcTGGAACTccaacggcctacaacaaagggccctagaaactgaaaaattcctgtataataataatatcgatatactactcgtttcagaaacacacttcactataaaaagttacataaaaataccgtactacaccacatatgataccaagcatacctcaggaaaagcacacggagggactgcagtagtaataaaaaacgacattaaacatcacttACACAGCCAAGTtagtaaggaacatatacaagcaaccaccgttaccgtacagactaacagcaaccaactgcagttgtcagcagtataagtaccgccgcgacacaaaatcacaatgcaaatgtgggaagagtactttcgacacataggtgacaagtatattgcagctggacactat
This genomic stretch from Bombus vancouverensis nearcticus chromosome 16, iyBomVanc1_principal, whole genome shotgun sequence harbors:
- the LOC117163109 gene encoding serine protease inhibitor 3, with protein sequence MSLKIFTFLFFLLIVESFGAAVYEAKRNCIPGKSYFDGCNTCFCQGSGDIICTLKYCEIIDPKTGTTKMAEYIPPPDDFWSN